In Mesorhizobium sp. 113-3-3, a genomic segment contains:
- a CDS encoding N-formylglutamate amidohydrolase, which produces MTVLTEKDWPDAVEVLNERGRSDIVLLCEHASNHMPAEYRQLGLDASHLQRHIAWDIGAAAVTRLLSARLDAPAFLSGYSRLLIDLNRPLGTPGSIPVLSEDTDIPGNVGVDAAERDRRAKIMFSPFHDRVAAHLDHRVTERRPTRIVTIHSFTPVFLGVARPWHAGVLHDRAADLAEAILSGLRTDAALNVAANVPYVISRDADYAVPVHGDDRGIPAVLIEVRQDLLANQAGIEEWADRLAAALPARETEAVS; this is translated from the coding sequence ATGACCGTGCTGACTGAAAAAGATTGGCCCGATGCCGTCGAGGTTCTCAACGAGCGCGGCCGCAGCGACATCGTCCTTTTGTGCGAGCATGCCTCCAACCACATGCCGGCGGAATATCGCCAGCTCGGCCTCGACGCCAGCCATCTGCAGCGCCACATCGCCTGGGATATCGGCGCCGCGGCGGTGACACGGCTGTTGTCGGCACGGCTCGATGCACCGGCGTTCCTCAGCGGCTATTCGCGGCTGCTGATCGACCTGAACAGGCCGCTGGGCACCCCCGGCAGCATTCCCGTGCTGTCGGAAGACACCGACATTCCCGGCAATGTCGGTGTTGATGCTGCGGAGCGGGACCGGCGCGCCAAAATCATGTTTTCGCCGTTCCATGACCGCGTGGCGGCGCATCTCGATCATCGCGTGACCGAGAGGCGGCCGACGCGGATCGTGACGATCCACTCCTTCACGCCGGTGTTCCTCGGTGTCGCCAGGCCATGGCACGCGGGCGTGCTGCATGACCGTGCCGCCGATCTCGCCGAAGCGATCCTTTCGGGCCTGCGCACCGACGCGGCACTCAACGTCGCGGCCAACGTGCCCTATGTGATCAGCCGCGACGCCGATTACGCCGTGCCTGTCCATGGCGACGATCGCGGCATCCCCGCCGTCCTCATTGAGGTCCGGCAGGACCTGCTGGCGAACCAGGCCGGTATCGAGGAGTGGGCCGAC